From Homalodisca vitripennis isolate AUS2020 chromosome 1, UT_GWSS_2.1, whole genome shotgun sequence, the proteins below share one genomic window:
- the LOC124367570 gene encoding tryptophan 5-hydroxylase 1: MSGSGKGLLGLWLYRSGEEWTIKQSVPKPIQKKKMTLPSSAEGDPQDALPVNSLIFSLKNQVGGLARALQVFQELGVNVLHIESRPSGRRDSEYEILVEVKCDNRRMEQLMALLRREVAAINLDTFEQGVDLPPPTPLSSTASFDFEEMPWFPKKISDLDQTQRVLMYGTELDADHPGFKDPVYRKRREQFANIASAYKHGQPIPRVKYTETEIKTWGTVFRELHKLYKQHACREYLENWPELVKYCGYREDNIPQLQDLNLFLKRKTGFQLRPVAGYLSPRDFLAGLAFRVFHCTQYIRHSSDPYYTPEPDCCHELLGHMPLLANPSFAQFSQELGLTSLGASDGDVEKLATLYFFTVEFGLCKQDGQLRVYGAGLLSSVAELKHAVAASDKIKRFDPEVTVHEECIITAFQNHYYYTDSFQEATEKMRAFANTIQRPFGVRYNPYTQSVEVLTNAQKIAAIVSELRGDLCIVSNALRKIHEHDETVDVESIEKMLQSGLQLNHDEEEQEHD; the protein is encoded by the exons atacaaaaaaagaaaatgacTCTCCCCTCCTCGGCAGAGGGAGATCCTCAGGATGCTCTCCCTGTGAACTCTCTCATCTTCTCTCTCAAGAACCAAGTCGGAGGACTCGCCAGGGCATTGCAGGTGTTTCAG GAGCTGGGGGTGAATGTGCTTCACATTGAGTCCAGACCCTCTGGGCGGCGAGACTCGGAGTACGAGATACTGGTGGAGGTGAAGTGCGACAACCGCAGGATGGAACAGCTGATGGCTCTGCTCAGGAGGGAGGTCGCGGCCATCAACTTGGACACCTTCGAGCAGGGGGTGGATCTTCCTCCCCCCACACCTCTCTCGTCCACAGCCTCCTTCG ATTTTGAGGAGATGCCGTGGTTCCCTAAGAAGATCTCAGATTTGGATCAGACCCAACGTGTCCTGATGTATGGCACTGAGCTGGACGCCGACCACCCG GGATTCAAGGATCCCGTGTACAGAAAGCGAAGAGAGCAGTTCGCCAACATCGCTTCTGCTTACAAACA TGGTCAACCCATCCCGAGGGTGAAGTACACGGAGACTGAGATCAAGACTTG GGGCACAGTGTTTCGTGAGCTACACAAGTTGTACAAGCAGCATGCCTGCAGGGAATACCTGGAGAATTGGCCTGAACTAGTGAAATATTGCGGTTACAGAGAAGACAACATTCCCCAGCTACAGGATCTCAATCTCTTCCTCAAGA GAAAGACAGGTTTTCAACTGAGACCAGTGGCCGGATATTTGTCACCGAGGGACTTCCTTGCTGGATTGGCTTTCAGAGTGTTCCACTGCACCCAGTATATCCGCCATAGCTCTGACCCTTACTACACCCCTGAGCC GGATTGCTGTCATGAATTACTGGGTCACATGCCTCTCCTAGCTAATCCGAGCTTTGCCCAATTCTCTCAAGAGTTAGGCCTGACTTCACTTGGAGCATCCGACGGTGATGTTGAGAAACTGGCCACG CTATATTTCTTCACAGTGGAGTTCGGTCTGTGCAAGCAAGATGGGCAGCTGCGTGTGTACGGCGCAGGCTTGCTCTCCTCTGTCGCAGAGCTCAAGCACGCAGTTGCAGCCAGTGATAAGATAAAGCGGTTTGACCCCGAGGTCACTGTCCATGAAGAGTGTATCATCACTGCTTTCCAGAACCACTACTACTACACAGACTCCTTTCAGGAGGCCACAGAGAAGATGAG AGCATTTGCAAACACCATCCAAAGGCCGTTTGGTGTCCGTTACAACCCTTACACACAGAGCGTAGAGGTGCTGACTAATGCACAGAAGATAGCTGCCATAGTCTCGGAGCTGCGGGGAGACTTGTGTATCGTGAGCAATGCTCTGCGCAAGATACACGAGCATGACGAGACTGTCGATGTTGAGAGCATCGAGAAGATGCTACAATCAGGACTGCAACTTAACCATGATGAGGAGGAACAGGAACATGACTAA